The region ATCGGCGTGATGTCGCTGCAGGAACTCCACAGCGTGCTGGGGTCCTGAGCGTGGGCGGGTTCGGTGACCGCCTCGCCCGCGCCATGGCACAGCGCGGACCGCTGTGTCTGGGCATCGACCCGCACCCCGAGCTGCTGCGCGCGTGGGGGCTGGGCGCCGACGCCGACGGCCTGGCCCGGTTCAGCGAGATCTGTGTGGCCGCGTTCGGGGACTTCGCCGTGGTCAAGCCGCAGGTGGCGTTCTTCGAGGCGTACGGCGCAGCGGGGTATGCCGTGCTCGAGCACACGATCGCCGGCCTGCGCGCCGCCGGCGTGCTGGTACTCGCCGACGCGAAGCGCGGCGACATCGGCTCGACGATGGCCGCCTACGCCCAGGCCTGGGCCGGCGACTCGCCGCTGGCCGCCGACGCGGTGACGGCCTCGCCGTACCTGGGCTTCGGTTCGCTGCAGCCGCTGCTGGACCTGGCGCTGGCCCGCGGCCGGGGAGTGTTCGTGCTCGCGGCCACCTCGAATCCCGAGGGGGCGTCGGTGCAGCGCGCGCAGGCCGGCGGGCGCACCGTCGCCCAGTCGATCGTCGACGCCGCCGCAGCGGCCAACGGGACCGACCGCGCCGGATCGGTCGGGGTGGTCGTCGGGGCGACGCTGACGGACCCGCCCGACGTGAGTGCGCTGGGGGGTCCGGTCCTGGTGCCCGGTGTGGGCGCGCAGGGCGGCCGTCCCGAGTCGCTGGCCGGACTCGGAGGCGCCCGGCCCGGGCAAATACTGCCCGCGGTCTCGCGCGACGTGCTGCGCGCTGGACCGGACCCGGCCTCGCTGCGAGGCGCCGCGGAACGGATGCGCGACGCCGTCGCGCACCTGCAGCACAACCGGTAGCGACACGCCCGACACGCTATG is a window of Mycolicibacterium chubuense NBB4 DNA encoding:
- the pyrF gene encoding orotidine-5'-phosphate decarboxylase, giving the protein MGGFGDRLARAMAQRGPLCLGIDPHPELLRAWGLGADADGLARFSEICVAAFGDFAVVKPQVAFFEAYGAAGYAVLEHTIAGLRAAGVLVLADAKRGDIGSTMAAYAQAWAGDSPLAADAVTASPYLGFGSLQPLLDLALARGRGVFVLAATSNPEGASVQRAQAGGRTVAQSIVDAAAAANGTDRAGSVGVVVGATLTDPPDVSALGGPVLVPGVGAQGGRPESLAGLGGARPGQILPAVSRDVLRAGPDPASLRGAAERMRDAVAHLQHNR